In the Streptomyces sp. cg36 genome, one interval contains:
- a CDS encoding acetyl-CoA C-acetyltransferase yields the protein MPEAVIVSTARSPIGRAFKGSLKDLRPDDLTATIIQAALAKIPELDPRDIDDLMLGCGLPGGEQGHNLGRIVAVQMGMDHLPGCTITRYCSSSLQTSRMALHAIKAGEGDVFISAGVEMVSRSVKGSSDGMPDTHNPFFADAEARTAAVAESTGASWHDPREDGLVPDAYIAMGQTAENLARAKGVTRADMDEFGVRSQNLAEEAIKNGFWEREITPVTTPDGTVVSKDDGPRAGVTVEGVQGLKPVFRPDGLVTAGNCCPLNDGAAALVVMSDTKARELGLTPLARIVSTGVTGLSPEIMGLGPVEASRQALRRAGLTVGDIDLFEINEAFAAQVIPSYRDLEIPLEKLNVNGGAIAVGHPFGMTGARITGTLINSLQFHDKQFGLETMCVGGGQGMAMVIERLS from the coding sequence ATGCCCGAAGCCGTGATCGTTTCGACTGCTCGTTCCCCCATCGGCCGCGCCTTCAAGGGCTCGCTCAAGGATCTGCGGCCGGACGACCTCACCGCCACGATCATTCAGGCCGCCCTCGCCAAGATCCCCGAGCTCGACCCGCGCGACATCGACGACCTGATGCTCGGCTGCGGTCTGCCCGGCGGTGAGCAGGGCCACAACCTGGGCCGGATCGTGGCCGTGCAGATGGGCATGGACCACCTGCCGGGCTGCACGATCACCCGGTACTGCTCCTCCTCCCTCCAGACCTCCCGCATGGCGCTGCACGCCATCAAGGCGGGCGAGGGCGACGTCTTCATCTCGGCCGGCGTCGAGATGGTGTCCCGCTCGGTCAAGGGCAGCTCCGACGGCATGCCCGACACCCACAACCCGTTCTTCGCCGACGCCGAGGCCCGTACGGCCGCCGTCGCGGAGTCCACCGGCGCCTCCTGGCACGACCCGCGCGAGGACGGCCTGGTCCCGGACGCGTACATCGCGATGGGCCAGACCGCCGAGAACCTGGCCCGCGCCAAGGGCGTCACCCGCGCGGACATGGACGAGTTCGGCGTGCGCTCGCAGAACCTCGCCGAGGAAGCCATCAAGAACGGCTTCTGGGAGCGCGAGATCACCCCGGTGACCACCCCGGACGGCACCGTCGTCAGCAAGGACGACGGCCCGCGCGCGGGCGTCACGGTGGAGGGCGTCCAGGGCCTGAAGCCGGTCTTCCGCCCCGACGGCCTGGTCACCGCGGGCAACTGCTGCCCGCTCAACGACGGCGCCGCCGCGCTGGTCGTCATGAGCGACACCAAGGCCCGCGAGCTCGGCCTGACCCCGCTCGCGCGGATCGTGTCGACCGGTGTCACGGGCCTGTCGCCCGAGATCATGGGCCTGGGCCCGGTGGAGGCGTCCCGGCAGGCGCTCAGGCGCGCGGGGCTGACCGTCGGCGACATCGACCTCTTCGAGATCAACGAGGCGTTCGCCGCCCAGGTCATCCCGTCCTACCGCGACCTGGAGATCCCGCTGGAGAAGCTGAACGTGAACGGCGGCGCCATCGCGGTCGGCCACCCCTTCGGCATGACCGGCGCCCGGATCACCGGCACGCTGATCAACAGCCTCCAGTTCCACGACAAGCAGTTCGGTCTGGAGACGATGTGCGTGGGCGGCGGCCAGGGCATGGCGATGGTCATCGAGCGCCTGAGCTGA
- a CDS encoding diaminopimelate decarboxylase — MTATSAATRRDRAVRAAVTQGLLGPGLPLAALLDVHGVRAGAARLRAAFAAVTDAPVLHTFAVKACPLVPVVRLLADAGLGAEVASPGELALSRAAGVGPAATVLDSPAKTPAELREALALGIAVNADNPQELDRLDALTASAPTASPLGLRINPQLGAGTIGALSTATATSKFGVALRDEGARAWVLDAYAARPWLTRLHVHSGSQGVPVALMAEGVRVTYELAREINARAGRRQVDTVDIGGGLPVDFTSDEAEPAFEAYARLLRAEAPGLLDGTFALVTEFGRALLAKHGTVLARVEYVKRSGGRPIAVTHAGVQLATRTVYAPDDWPLRIAAYDREGRPKRGPVLVQDVAGPACFAGDLLARGRALPALEQGDHVAALDTGAYGFAHHYAYNSLARPGVYGFREGPDGVRFTVVRAPQTLAQVVAESGGDRPDALLGDG; from the coding sequence ATGACCGCGACATCGGCGGCGACGCGCCGCGACCGGGCCGTGCGGGCGGCCGTCACCCAGGGGCTGCTCGGCCCCGGCCTCCCGCTGGCCGCGCTCCTGGACGTGCACGGCGTCCGGGCGGGCGCGGCCCGGCTGCGCGCCGCCTTCGCGGCCGTCACCGACGCCCCCGTGCTGCACACCTTCGCCGTCAAGGCGTGCCCGCTGGTCCCCGTGGTGCGGCTGCTGGCCGACGCGGGCCTCGGCGCGGAGGTGGCCAGCCCCGGCGAGCTGGCGCTGTCCCGGGCGGCCGGGGTCGGGCCCGCCGCCACCGTCCTGGACTCGCCCGCCAAGACGCCCGCCGAGCTGCGCGAGGCACTGGCGCTCGGCATCGCCGTCAACGCCGACAACCCGCAGGAACTGGACCGGCTCGACGCGCTGACCGCCTCGGCCCCGACCGCCTCCCCGCTCGGCCTGCGGATCAACCCGCAGCTGGGCGCCGGGACCATCGGCGCGCTCTCCACGGCGACCGCGACCTCCAAGTTCGGGGTGGCGCTGCGCGACGAGGGGGCGCGCGCCTGGGTGCTCGACGCGTACGCGGCCCGCCCCTGGCTCACCCGGCTGCACGTCCACTCCGGCTCGCAGGGGGTGCCGGTGGCCCTGATGGCCGAAGGGGTGCGGGTGACGTACGAGCTGGCGCGGGAGATCAACGCGCGCGCGGGCCGCCGGCAGGTCGACACGGTCGACATCGGCGGCGGTCTGCCGGTCGACTTCACCTCGGACGAGGCGGAGCCCGCCTTCGAGGCGTACGCGCGGCTGCTCAGGGCCGAGGCGCCCGGGCTGCTGGACGGCACCTTCGCCCTGGTCACCGAGTTCGGCCGGGCCCTGCTGGCCAAGCACGGCACGGTGCTGGCGCGGGTGGAGTACGTGAAGCGCTCCGGCGGGCGCCCCATCGCCGTCACCCACGCGGGCGTCCAGCTCGCGACCCGGACGGTGTACGCGCCGGACGACTGGCCGCTGCGCATCGCCGCGTACGACCGTGAGGGCCGCCCCAAGCGGGGGCCCGTGCTCGTCCAGGACGTGGCGGGCCCCGCCTGCTTCGCGGGCGACCTGCTGGCCCGGGGCCGCGCCCTGCCCGCACTGGAACAGGGCGACCACGTGGCGGCCCTGGACACCGGCGCGTACGGCTTCGCCCACCACTACGCCTACAACAGCCTGGCCCGGCCCGGGGTGTACGGCTTCCGGGAGGGCCCGGACGGGGTGCGGTTCACCGTCGTACGGGCGCCGCAGACCCTCGCCCAGGTGGTCGCGGAGTCGGGCGGCGACCGGCCCGACGCGCTCCTCGGCGACGGCTGA
- a CDS encoding MurR/RpiR family transcriptional regulator, with protein MSDSPAARLQQLFEGRRLTPTQRRIAHSMVRRAADVPFLSSVELAELAGVSQPSVTRFAVALGFDGYPALRRHLREVAPAGEPPKGEDEYNEYQQAVQAEIENLRHLAGLLADPGPVEEAGRLLAASRPLAVLGLRAASSQARGFAYFAAKVHPDVRLLDEGGTMLADRIDAAVRAGASALLCFALPRHPREVVEALAYARSRSLTVVTVADSAFAPVARHSDLLIPAAVGTGLAFDTACAPMLLGRVLLEAMCDGLPDAQARLEEFDAGAAARGLFVE; from the coding sequence ATGAGCGACAGCCCTGCCGCACGGCTGCAACAGCTCTTCGAGGGGCGCCGGCTCACCCCGACCCAGCGCCGGATCGCCCACTCGATGGTGCGCCGCGCCGCCGACGTGCCGTTCCTCTCCAGCGTGGAGCTGGCCGAGCTCGCCGGGGTCAGCCAGCCCTCGGTCACCCGCTTCGCGGTCGCCCTCGGCTTCGACGGCTACCCGGCGCTCCGCCGCCATCTGCGCGAGGTGGCCCCGGCGGGCGAGCCGCCCAAGGGCGAGGACGAGTACAACGAGTACCAGCAGGCCGTCCAGGCGGAGATCGAGAACCTGCGCCACCTCGCGGGCCTGCTCGCCGACCCGGGGCCGGTCGAGGAGGCCGGGCGCCTGCTCGCCGCCTCCCGTCCGCTGGCGGTCCTCGGCCTGCGGGCGGCCTCCTCGCAGGCGCGCGGGTTCGCCTACTTCGCCGCCAAGGTCCACCCGGACGTACGGCTGCTCGACGAGGGCGGCACCATGCTCGCGGACCGGATCGACGCGGCCGTGCGGGCCGGGGCGTCCGCGCTGCTCTGCTTCGCGCTGCCGCGCCACCCGCGCGAGGTGGTGGAGGCGCTGGCGTACGCCCGCTCGCGGTCGCTGACCGTGGTCACCGTCGCCGATTCCGCCTTCGCCCCCGTCGCCCGCCACAGCGACCTGCTGATCCCGGCGGCGGTCGGCACCGGCCTCGCCTTCGACACGGCCTGCGCCCCGATGCTGCTGGGCCGGGTGCTGCTGGAGGCCATGTGCGACGGCCTGCCGGACGCCCAGGCGCGGCTGGAGGAGTTCGACGCGGGAGCGGCGGCGCGCGGTCTGTTCGTGGAGTGA
- a CDS encoding DUF4287 domain-containing protein — protein sequence MSQLFSEETHRNLLSRIPHCTGREVSDWLRTVDEGPSLVRFEEKVSWLRSEHDLAYGHAKAIIHEYDLRRAARRLL from the coding sequence ATGTCCCAACTCTTCTCCGAAGAAACCCATCGCAACCTGCTCTCCCGCATCCCCCATTGCACCGGTCGTGAAGTCTCCGACTGGCTCCGCACCGTCGACGAAGGCCCTTCCCTCGTCCGCTTCGAGGAGAAGGTCAGCTGGCTCCGGAGCGAGCACGATCTCGCCTACGGGCACGCCAAGGCGATCATCCACGAGTACGACCTGCGGCGGGCCGCGCGCCGCCTGCTCTAG
- a CDS encoding roadblock/LC7 domain-containing protein, translated as MIRVLRQRAGRRQLVAAETEILAELRRLRVRLPQVTGALAAGYDGRVLAQDAGAGADAVAVLTASAVGAARRFAEHSGLGGLHELLLRGEEGYAATYAAGTGALLTLLAQPRVNVGRLHLEGRRASARIGELVDGALDRPENP; from the coding sequence GTGATCCGGGTGCTGCGCCAGCGCGCCGGGCGCCGGCAGCTGGTGGCGGCCGAGACGGAGATCCTCGCCGAGCTGCGCCGGCTGCGGGTGCGGCTGCCGCAGGTCACCGGCGCGCTGGCGGCGGGCTACGACGGCCGGGTGCTGGCCCAGGACGCCGGGGCCGGGGCCGACGCCGTCGCCGTGCTGACCGCCTCCGCCGTGGGCGCTGCCCGCCGGTTCGCCGAGCACAGCGGCCTCGGCGGCCTCCACGAACTCCTCCTGCGCGGCGAGGAGGGCTACGCCGCGACCTACGCGGCGGGCACCGGCGCGCTGCTGACCCTGCTCGCCCAGCCGCGCGTCAACGTGGGCCGGCTGCACCTGGAAGGCCGCCGGGCCTCGGCCCGGATAGGCGAGCTGGTGGACGGCGCGCTCGACAGGCCGGAGAACCCATGA
- a CDS encoding SGNH/GDSL hydrolase family protein translates to MAAGSRARAARRIAAGAAFGGGGIGLLGAAAVGVLLAEAALARRSVGGGTAPHPPSADGLYGVAFANGTPPLRLGMLGDSTAAGQGVRRAGQTPGALLASGLAAVAERMVTLRNVAQPGAQSDDLDRQVSLMLGDPARVPDVCVIMIGANDVTHRMPPTTSVRHLSGAVRRLRTAGAEVVVGTCPDLGSVEPVYQPLRWLARRVSRQLAAAQTIVVVEQGGRTVSLGHLLGPEFEANPRELFGPDNFHPSAEGYATAAMAVLPTLCASLGLWPDADRLDADRAEDILPVAKAAAEAAAEPGTEVSGARAPWALLKHRRRRRLTATEPSTAHPAHPAHP, encoded by the coding sequence ATGGCGGCCGGTTCGCGGGCGCGGGCGGCTCGCCGCATCGCGGCGGGCGCGGCATTCGGGGGCGGCGGGATCGGGCTGCTCGGGGCCGCTGCGGTCGGTGTGCTGCTCGCCGAGGCGGCGCTGGCCAGGCGGTCGGTGGGCGGCGGCACGGCCCCGCACCCGCCGAGCGCCGACGGGCTGTACGGGGTGGCGTTCGCCAACGGCACGCCCCCGCTGCGCCTGGGCATGCTGGGTGATTCCACGGCCGCGGGCCAGGGCGTGCGCCGGGCCGGGCAGACCCCGGGCGCGCTGCTCGCCTCGGGCCTGGCGGCGGTGGCCGAACGGATGGTCACGCTGCGCAACGTGGCGCAGCCGGGCGCCCAGTCGGACGACCTGGACCGCCAGGTCTCGCTGATGCTCGGCGACCCGGCCCGGGTGCCGGACGTCTGCGTGATCATGATCGGGGCCAATGACGTCACCCACCGGATGCCGCCGACCACGTCGGTGCGCCATCTGTCGGGCGCGGTGCGGCGGCTGCGCACGGCGGGCGCCGAGGTCGTCGTCGGCACCTGCCCCGACCTCGGCTCGGTCGAGCCGGTCTACCAGCCGCTGCGCTGGCTGGCCCGCCGCGTCTCCAGACAGCTGGCCGCCGCCCAGACGATCGTGGTGGTCGAGCAGGGCGGGCGGACGGTGTCGCTGGGGCACCTGCTGGGACCCGAGTTCGAGGCGAACCCGCGCGAGCTGTTCGGCCCGGACAACTTCCACCCCTCCGCCGAGGGGTACGCGACGGCGGCGATGGCCGTCCTGCCCACGCTCTGCGCCTCGCTCGGGCTCTGGCCGGACGCCGACCGGCTGGACGCGGACCGGGCCGAGGACATCCTGCCGGTCGCCAAGGCGGCGGCCGAGGCGGCGGCGGAGCCCGGCACCGAGGTCAGCGGGGCCCGGGCGCCCTGGGCGCTGCTCAAGCACCGGCGCAGGCGGCGGCTGACGGCCACCGAGCCCTCCACGGCCCACCCGGCGCATCCGGCCCACCCGTGA
- the hutU gene encoding urocanate hydratase: MSGPRPVRAPRGTELSALGWQQEAALRMLQNNLDPEVAEHPDKLVVYGGTGKAARDWRSFDAMVRTLRTLKQDETMLVQSGRPVGVMQTHEWAPRVLIANSNLVGDWANWEEFRRLEALGLTMYGQMTAGSWIYIGTQGILQGTYETFSAVAAKKFNGTLAGTITLTAGLGGMGGAQPLAVTMNDGVAICVDVDPRAIERRIEHRYLDVKADNLRHALELAVEARDARRPLSIGLLGNAAELLPQMLAEGAPIDIVTDQTSAHDPLAYLPVGVDFDDMASYAAKDPAGFTTRARESMARHVEAMVGFMDAGAEVFDYGNSIRGEAQLAGYDRAFAFPGFVPAYIRPLFCEGKGPFRWAALSGEASDIAKTDRAILDLFPENESLHRWIKMAGERVHFQGLPARICWLGYGERDKAGERFNDMVASGELAAPLAIGRDHLDCGSVASPYRETEAMLDGSDAIADWPLLNAMVNVASGASWVSLHHGGGVGMGRSIHAGQVTVADGTALAGEKIRRVLTNDPGMGVIRHVDAGYDIAESVADERGVRVPMREGSA; this comes from the coding sequence ATGTCAGGACCCCGCCCCGTACGGGCACCGCGCGGTACGGAACTGAGCGCCCTGGGATGGCAGCAGGAAGCCGCCCTCCGGATGCTCCAGAACAACCTCGACCCCGAGGTCGCCGAGCACCCCGACAAGCTCGTCGTCTACGGCGGCACCGGCAAGGCCGCCCGCGACTGGCGCTCCTTCGACGCGATGGTGCGCACCCTGCGCACCCTCAAGCAGGACGAGACCATGCTGGTCCAGTCCGGCCGCCCGGTCGGCGTCATGCAGACCCACGAGTGGGCCCCGCGCGTCCTGATCGCCAACTCCAACCTGGTGGGCGACTGGGCGAACTGGGAGGAGTTCCGGCGCCTGGAGGCCCTCGGCCTCACCATGTACGGCCAGATGACCGCCGGTTCCTGGATCTACATCGGCACCCAGGGCATCCTCCAGGGCACCTACGAGACGTTCTCGGCCGTCGCCGCGAAGAAGTTCAACGGCACGCTGGCCGGGACCATCACCCTCACCGCCGGGCTCGGCGGCATGGGCGGCGCCCAGCCGCTCGCCGTCACCATGAACGACGGCGTCGCGATCTGCGTCGACGTCGACCCGCGCGCCATCGAGCGCCGCATCGAGCACCGCTACCTCGACGTGAAGGCCGACAACCTGCGGCACGCCCTGGAGCTCGCCGTCGAGGCCCGCGACGCCCGCCGCCCGCTCTCCATCGGCCTGCTCGGCAACGCGGCGGAGCTGCTGCCGCAGATGCTCGCCGAGGGCGCGCCCATCGACATCGTGACCGACCAGACCTCGGCGCACGACCCGCTGGCGTACCTGCCGGTCGGCGTCGACTTCGACGACATGGCCTCGTACGCGGCCAAGGACCCGGCGGGCTTCACCACCCGCGCCCGCGAGTCCATGGCCCGGCACGTCGAGGCGATGGTCGGCTTCATGGACGCGGGCGCCGAGGTCTTCGACTACGGCAACTCGATCCGCGGCGAGGCCCAACTGGCCGGATACGACCGGGCGTTCGCCTTCCCCGGCTTCGTCCCCGCCTACATCCGCCCGCTCTTCTGCGAGGGCAAGGGCCCGTTCCGCTGGGCGGCGCTCTCCGGCGAGGCGTCCGACATCGCCAAGACCGACAGGGCGATCCTCGACCTGTTCCCGGAGAACGAGTCGCTGCACCGCTGGATCAAGATGGCGGGCGAGCGCGTCCACTTCCAGGGGCTGCCCGCGCGCATCTGCTGGCTCGGCTACGGCGAGCGGGACAAGGCGGGCGAGCGCTTCAACGACATGGTCGCCTCCGGTGAGCTGGCCGCCCCGCTGGCCATCGGCCGCGACCACCTCGACTGCGGCTCGGTGGCCTCCCCGTACCGCGAGACCGAGGCGATGCTCGACGGCTCGGACGCGATCGCCGACTGGCCGCTCCTGAACGCCATGGTCAACGTCGCCTCCGGCGCGTCCTGGGTCTCCCTGCACCACGGCGGCGGCGTCGGCATGGGCCGCTCCATCCACGCGGGCCAGGTCACGGTCGCGGACGGTACGGCGCTGGCGGGCGAGAAGATCCGCCGCGTGCTGACGAACGACCCCGGGATGGGCGTCATCCGGCACGTCGACGCGGGCTACGACATCGCGGAGTCGGTCGCCGACGAGCGGGGTGTGCGGGTGCCGATGCGGGAGGGGTCCGCGTGA
- a CDS encoding cystathionine beta-synthase, which yields MQFHDSMISLVGNTPLVKLNSVTAGIQATVLAKVEYFNPGGSVKDRIAVRMIEAAEQSGALQPGGTIVEPTSGNTGVGLAIVAQQKGYKCIFVCPDKVSLDKINVLRAYGAEVVVCPTAVDPEHPDSYYNVSDRLVRETPGAWKPDQYSNPNNPRSHYETTGPELWEQTDGKITHFVAGVGTGGTISGTGGYLKEVSGGSVKVVGADPEGSVYSGGSGRPYLVEGVGEDFWPTAYDREVTDEIVAVSDKDSFQMTRRLAKEEGLLVGGSCGMAVVAALRVAEGLGPDDVVVVLLPDSGRGYLSKIFSDEWMAGHGFLEEAGPSARIGQVLADKEGALPSLVHMHPEETVGEAIEVLREYGVSQMPIVKPGAGHPDVMAAEVIGSVVERELLDALFTQRASLDDPLEKHMSAPLPQVGSGEPVSDLMAVLGKADAAIVLVEGKPTGVVSRQDLLAFLARDTAK from the coding sequence GTGCAATTCCACGACTCGATGATCAGCCTCGTCGGCAATACCCCGCTGGTGAAGCTCAACAGTGTGACCGCGGGCATCCAGGCGACCGTCCTGGCCAAGGTCGAGTACTTCAACCCCGGCGGCTCGGTCAAGGACCGGATCGCCGTCCGCATGATCGAAGCGGCCGAGCAGAGCGGTGCGCTCCAGCCCGGCGGCACGATCGTGGAGCCCACCTCGGGCAACACGGGCGTCGGCCTGGCGATCGTGGCCCAGCAGAAGGGCTACAAGTGCATCTTCGTCTGCCCGGACAAGGTGTCGCTCGACAAGATCAACGTACTGCGGGCCTACGGGGCCGAGGTCGTCGTCTGCCCGACGGCGGTCGACCCGGAGCACCCGGACTCGTACTACAACGTCTCCGACCGCCTGGTGCGCGAGACGCCCGGCGCCTGGAAGCCGGACCAGTACAGCAACCCGAACAACCCGCGCTCGCACTACGAGACCACCGGTCCGGAGCTGTGGGAGCAGACCGACGGGAAGATCACGCACTTCGTGGCGGGCGTCGGCACCGGCGGCACGATCTCCGGCACCGGCGGGTACCTGAAGGAGGTCTCCGGCGGCTCCGTGAAGGTGGTCGGCGCGGACCCCGAGGGCTCGGTCTACAGCGGCGGCTCCGGCCGTCCGTACCTGGTCGAGGGCGTCGGCGAGGACTTCTGGCCGACCGCGTACGACCGTGAGGTCACGGACGAGATCGTCGCGGTCTCCGACAAGGACTCGTTCCAGATGACCCGCCGCCTCGCCAAGGAGGAGGGCCTGCTGGTCGGCGGCTCCTGCGGGATGGCGGTCGTGGCGGCGCTGCGGGTGGCCGAGGGCCTCGGCCCGGACGACGTGGTGGTCGTCCTGCTGCCCGACTCCGGCCGCGGCTACCTCTCCAAGATCTTCTCGGACGAGTGGATGGCCGGCCACGGCTTCCTGGAGGAGGCCGGGCCCTCCGCCCGCATCGGCCAGGTGCTCGCCGACAAGGAGGGCGCGCTGCCCTCGCTCGTCCACATGCACCCGGAGGAGACGGTCGGCGAGGCGATCGAGGTGCTGCGCGAGTACGGCGTCTCGCAGATGCCGATCGTCAAGCCCGGCGCGGGCCACCCCGACGTGATGGCCGCCGAGGTCATCGGCTCGGTCGTGGAGCGCGAGCTGCTCGACGCGCTCTTCACCCAGCGCGCCTCGCTGGACGACCCGCTGGAGAAGCACATGTCGGCCCCGCTGCCGCAGGTCGGCTCCGGCGAGCCGGTCTCGGACCTGATGGCGGTCCTGGGCAAGGCGGACGCGGCGATCGTGCTGGTCGAGGGCAAGCCCACCGGTGTGGTCAGCCGTCAGGACCTGCTGGCGTTCCTGGCCCGCGACACGGCCAAGTAG
- a CDS encoding glycoside hydrolase family 16 protein — translation MRRTRPVPQRSRPLRAALVAAVAVLGLAGAATAVPAPAGASVPPPPSGWTTVFADDFDGPAGAGVNTADWQYTTGTSYPGGPAAFGTGEVETMTSSTSNVALDGAGNLRITPRRDSAGNWTSGRVETRRTDFQPPAGGKLRVEARLQMPNVTGAAAKGYWPAFWMLGAPFRGNWWNWPGIGELDVMENVQGIDNEWATMHCGTSPGGPCNETTGIGGQQVCPGTSCQAGFHTYAVEWDRSVSPQQIRFQLDGVTFHTVSQNQMDAATWANATDHGYFLILNVAMGGGFPGAFGGGPDGGTEPGHPLVVDYVTVQQSAGSGPTDPPTTPPSGHRDAYGTIQAESYDRQSGLATEACADTGGGQDVGWAANGDWALYRGVDFGANAARQFSARVASGAADGVSGLVEVRLDNPGSAPVGSFAIAGTGGWQSWRTVPANIAPVTGTHDVYLTFTSGQGADFVNVNWFGFGH, via the coding sequence ATGCGTCGCACACGTCCCGTGCCCCAGAGAAGCCGCCCCCTGCGCGCCGCGCTGGTCGCCGCGGTCGCCGTGCTCGGTCTGGCCGGCGCCGCCACGGCCGTCCCGGCGCCGGCCGGCGCCTCCGTGCCGCCGCCCCCGTCCGGCTGGACCACGGTCTTCGCCGACGACTTCGACGGCCCGGCCGGGGCCGGGGTGAACACGGCCGACTGGCAGTACACAACCGGCACCTCCTACCCCGGCGGCCCCGCCGCCTTCGGCACCGGCGAGGTCGAGACGATGACGTCGAGCACCTCCAACGTCGCCCTCGACGGGGCCGGGAACCTGCGGATCACCCCGCGCCGCGACAGCGCCGGGAACTGGACCTCCGGCCGCGTGGAGACCCGCCGCACCGACTTCCAGCCCCCGGCCGGCGGCAAGCTGCGGGTCGAGGCCCGCCTTCAGATGCCGAACGTGACGGGGGCCGCGGCCAAGGGGTACTGGCCCGCGTTCTGGATGCTGGGCGCGCCCTTCCGCGGCAACTGGTGGAACTGGCCGGGCATCGGCGAGCTCGACGTCATGGAGAACGTGCAGGGCATCGACAACGAGTGGGCCACCATGCACTGCGGCACCAGCCCGGGCGGCCCCTGCAACGAGACGACGGGCATCGGCGGCCAGCAGGTCTGCCCCGGCACCAGCTGCCAGGCGGGCTTCCACACGTACGCGGTGGAGTGGGACCGGTCGGTCTCCCCGCAGCAGATCCGCTTCCAGCTGGACGGCGTCACCTTCCACACCGTGAGCCAGAACCAGATGGACGCCGCGACCTGGGCCAACGCCACCGACCACGGGTACTTCCTGATCCTGAACGTGGCCATGGGCGGCGGCTTCCCGGGCGCCTTCGGCGGCGGCCCGGACGGCGGCACCGAGCCGGGCCATCCGCTGGTGGTCGACTACGTGACGGTCCAGCAGTCGGCGGGCTCGGGCCCCACCGACCCGCCCACCACTCCCCCCTCCGGCCACCGGGACGCGTACGGCACGATCCAGGCGGAGTCCTACGACCGGCAGAGCGGGCTGGCCACGGAGGCGTGCGCGGACACCGGCGGCGGCCAGGACGTGGGCTGGGCCGCCAACGGCGACTGGGCGCTCTACCGGGGCGTCGACTTCGGTGCGAACGCGGCCCGGCAGTTCTCCGCGCGGGTGGCGAGCGGCGCGGCCGACGGGGTGAGCGGGCTGGTGGAGGTGCGGCTGGACAACCCGGGCAGCGCGCCGGTGGGCAGCTTCGCGATCGCGGGCACGGGCGGCTGGCAGAGCTGGCGGACCGTGCCGGCGAACATCGCCCCGGTGACCGGCACCCATGACGTGTATCTGACGTTCACCAGCGGCCAGGGCGCCGACTTCGTCAATGTGAACTGGTTCGGCTTCGGCCACTAG
- a CDS encoding transcriptional regulator has product MLVRLVAERATGALLRDCGTLYLAEGSVVHAESPAAPGLDVLLAVAGRLRGRDWQQTVDVAGPLGVGRFLVESGQVSTGELELCHTGALHDAAFFALAPGSSPTRFRYGTAHWIGDVRPVPVRVVAREAARRRELLNRLWPDPGIDTAPVVPARPREGLRLTARQRALLTLADGERTPRELARLLGRPAFHTLVDVRRLAVAGAVEAAW; this is encoded by the coding sequence ATGCTGGTCCGGCTGGTCGCCGAACGGGCCACCGGCGCGCTGCTGCGCGACTGCGGCACCCTCTACCTCGCCGAGGGCTCGGTGGTGCACGCCGAGAGCCCGGCCGCCCCCGGCCTGGACGTCCTGCTCGCCGTCGCCGGGCGGCTGCGCGGCCGGGACTGGCAGCAGACCGTCGACGTGGCGGGCCCGCTCGGGGTCGGCCGCTTCCTGGTCGAGAGCGGCCAGGTCAGCACCGGCGAGCTGGAGCTGTGCCACACCGGCGCCCTGCACGACGCCGCCTTCTTCGCCCTGGCGCCCGGCAGCAGCCCCACCCGCTTCCGGTACGGGACGGCGCACTGGATCGGCGACGTGCGCCCCGTACCGGTACGGGTGGTGGCCCGGGAGGCCGCGCGGCGCCGGGAGCTGCTCAACCGGCTCTGGCCGGACCCCGGCATCGACACCGCCCCCGTGGTGCCCGCGCGCCCGCGCGAGGGGCTGCGGCTGACCGCCCGCCAGCGCGCGCTGCTGACGCTCGCGGACGGCGAGCGCACCCCGCGCGAACTCGCCCGGCTGCTCGGCCGCCCGGCCTTCCACACCCTGGTCGACGTCCGCCGCCTGGCCGTGGCGGGCGCGGTCGAGGCGGCGTGGTGA